Proteins from a single region of Thermococcus sp.:
- a CDS encoding endonuclease MutS2: protein MTLKLNPEAKAIYRSIREEIKRRLVLPGSSSLLDRFEPTSEEKEILRRQGYFRENLPQIRPELREQIAKVKPIKFRRDYLHDRILIVDESELERARSMGLCEVSTSLEDSEGYPLVLSTVGYGIDVELTPSQIAPELYIMPLWENRGTLEALAKIGELTGKGSVASEILRGLNELEEVMEKRKLLDGLEELVAEKERELNGRISEKLETFRLTLSGKELLDFLGELRAGNYEAIFRHFGEVEGEILDLINEAEKDLTEKLGITVELFSREELYPVTVPPERVQLLREELERELKVELYLTSREVLEKIMPLLPGLKEELGRVHELDFLLAVKDFTEGFSLPELWKGGMAFLNGRHLFIENPQPVSYAVGKTPGGFSVPGAGGIRGERVVILTGANSGGKTSLLELMTQITVLAHMGFPVPAEKAWVEPLNELFFFRRKRSAYGAGAFETALRSFVRALRGGGRKLILIDEFEAITEPGAAVKIIGELLKIAHEKGFYVVIVSHLGDDLRKELPFARVDGIEAKGLDEKLNLIVDRQPVFGKLGRSTPELIVESLARKKRGKEREIFERVLRAFRQE, encoded by the coding sequence ATGACGCTCAAGCTGAACCCCGAGGCTAAAGCGATATACCGCTCAATCCGGGAGGAGATAAAGAGGCGGTTAGTCCTTCCTGGGAGCTCTTCCCTTCTTGACAGGTTTGAGCCAACATCGGAGGAGAAGGAGATTCTCCGCAGGCAGGGGTATTTCCGTGAAAACCTTCCCCAAATCCGCCCCGAGCTGAGGGAACAGATTGCCAAGGTTAAGCCGATAAAATTCCGCCGCGATTATCTCCACGACCGGATTCTCATAGTCGACGAAAGCGAGCTGGAAAGGGCCCGGAGCATGGGGCTCTGCGAGGTCTCCACGAGTTTGGAGGATAGCGAGGGCTATCCCCTGGTGCTAAGCACCGTTGGCTACGGGATTGACGTGGAACTAACGCCCTCCCAGATCGCCCCGGAGCTATACATCATGCCTCTGTGGGAGAACCGGGGAACGCTTGAAGCTCTGGCTAAGATCGGCGAGCTGACCGGAAAAGGGAGTGTTGCCTCGGAGATCCTCCGTGGGCTGAATGAACTCGAAGAGGTTATGGAAAAGCGGAAGCTCCTTGACGGCCTGGAGGAGCTGGTTGCGGAGAAAGAGCGCGAGCTTAACGGGAGGATATCCGAGAAGCTTGAGACGTTCAGACTGACGCTGAGCGGAAAAGAACTGCTGGACTTCCTCGGGGAGCTCAGGGCCGGGAACTATGAGGCCATATTCAGGCACTTCGGCGAGGTTGAGGGTGAGATACTGGATTTAATAAACGAGGCCGAGAAGGATCTGACTGAAAAGCTCGGTATCACCGTCGAGCTCTTCTCCCGGGAGGAACTGTACCCGGTGACGGTTCCTCCGGAGAGAGTGCAGCTACTAAGGGAGGAGTTAGAAAGGGAACTCAAGGTCGAGCTGTACCTCACGAGCAGGGAAGTACTTGAAAAAATTATGCCCCTCCTCCCCGGGCTCAAGGAAGAGCTCGGCAGGGTTCACGAGCTTGACTTCCTGCTGGCGGTGAAGGACTTCACCGAAGGCTTCTCCCTCCCAGAGCTTTGGAAGGGCGGAATGGCGTTCCTCAACGGACGGCACCTCTTCATAGAAAACCCACAGCCGGTTAGCTATGCCGTCGGAAAAACGCCCGGAGGATTTTCAGTCCCTGGGGCTGGCGGTATACGCGGTGAGAGAGTGGTCATCCTCACGGGCGCAAACAGCGGTGGAAAGACCAGCCTCCTAGAGCTGATGACACAGATAACCGTCCTGGCTCACATGGGGTTTCCCGTCCCTGCGGAAAAGGCCTGGGTTGAGCCTCTCAACGAGCTGTTCTTTTTCAGGAGAAAGAGGAGCGCCTACGGGGCAGGTGCATTTGAGACGGCCCTGCGCTCCTTCGTCAGGGCCCTCAGGGGAGGGGGCAGAAAGCTCATCCTTATAGACGAGTTCGAGGCCATAACCGAGCCCGGTGCGGCTGTCAAAATAATTGGCGAACTTTTGAAGATAGCCCACGAAAAGGGCTTTTACGTTGTCATAGTGTCACACCTGGGAGATGACCTCAGGAAGGAACTCCCCTTTGCCCGGGTGGATGGGATAGAGGCCAAAGGCCTGGACGAGAAGCTCAACCTCATAGTTGACCGGCAGCCGGTCTTCGGAAAGCTCGGCAGGAGCACGCCGGAGCTCATCGTTGAAAGCCTTGCAAGAAAGAAACGCGGAAAGGAGAGGGAAATCTTCGAGAGGGTTCTGAGGGCCTTCAGGCAGGAATGA
- the thsB gene encoding thermosome subunit beta, with amino-acid sequence MAQLSGQPVVILPEGTQRYVGRDAQRLNILAARIIAETVRTTLGPKGMDKMLVDSLGDVVVTNDGATILDRIDLQHPAAKMMVEVAKTQDKEAGDGTTTAVVIAGELLRKAEELLDQNIHPSIIVKGYTMAAEKAQEILQEIAIEVTPDDEETLMKIAMTSITGKNAESHKELFARLAVEAVKQVAEKKNGKYVVDIDNIKIEKKAGESVEESELIRGVVIDKERVHPRMPTKVENAKIALINEALEVKKTETDAKINITSPDQLMSFLEQEEKMLREMVDQIAATGANVLFVQKGIDDLAQHYLAKYGILAVRRVKKSDMEKLAKATGAKIVTNVKDLTSDDLGHADLVEERKIAGESMIFVEGCKNPKAVTILIRGGTEHVIDEVERALEDAIKVVKDVMEDGYVLPAGGAGEIELSIKLDEYAKQVGGKEALAIENFADALKIIPKTLAENAGLDTVEMLVKVISEHKNKGVAIGIDVFEGEPADMLAKGIIEPLRVKKQAIKSASEAAIMILRIDDVIAAKISKPEGGQGGGMPGGMGGMGGMGGMDMGM; translated from the coding sequence ATGGCACAGCTTAGCGGACAGCCGGTTGTTATTCTGCCCGAGGGGACTCAGAGGTACGTTGGAAGGGACGCCCAGAGGCTCAACATTCTGGCTGCTAGGATTATCGCCGAGACGGTGAGGACCACCCTCGGCCCGAAGGGAATGGACAAGATGCTCGTCGACAGCCTTGGTGACGTCGTTGTCACAAACGATGGCGCCACGATTCTTGACAGGATCGACCTCCAGCACCCTGCTGCTAAGATGATGGTTGAGGTTGCCAAGACTCAGGATAAGGAGGCTGGCGATGGAACTACCACTGCCGTTGTTATCGCTGGTGAACTCCTCAGGAAGGCTGAGGAGCTCCTCGACCAGAACATCCACCCGAGCATCATCGTCAAGGGCTACACCATGGCCGCCGAGAAGGCTCAGGAGATACTTCAGGAGATCGCCATAGAGGTCACCCCGGACGACGAGGAGACCCTCATGAAGATAGCCATGACCTCAATCACCGGCAAGAACGCCGAGAGCCACAAGGAGCTCTTCGCGAGGCTCGCCGTTGAGGCCGTCAAGCAGGTCGCCGAGAAGAAGAACGGAAAGTACGTTGTCGACATCGACAACATCAAGATAGAAAAGAAGGCCGGAGAGAGCGTCGAGGAGAGCGAGCTCATAAGGGGAGTCGTCATCGACAAAGAGCGCGTTCACCCGAGGATGCCCACCAAGGTCGAGAACGCCAAGATAGCGCTCATAAACGAGGCATTGGAGGTCAAAAAGACCGAGACCGATGCAAAGATAAACATCACCAGCCCGGACCAGCTCATGAGCTTCCTTGAGCAGGAGGAGAAGATGCTCCGCGAGATGGTCGACCAGATCGCTGCCACCGGTGCGAACGTTCTCTTCGTCCAGAAGGGTATCGACGACCTCGCCCAGCACTACCTGGCCAAGTACGGTATCCTCGCCGTCAGGCGCGTCAAGAAGAGCGACATGGAGAAGCTCGCCAAGGCTACCGGAGCCAAGATCGTCACCAACGTTAAGGATCTCACCAGCGATGATCTCGGCCACGCCGACCTTGTTGAGGAGCGCAAGATCGCCGGCGAGAGCATGATCTTCGTTGAGGGCTGCAAGAACCCGAAGGCCGTCACCATACTCATCCGCGGCGGCACCGAGCACGTCATCGACGAGGTTGAGCGCGCTCTGGAAGATGCCATCAAGGTCGTCAAGGACGTCATGGAGGACGGCTACGTCCTTCCGGCCGGAGGTGCCGGTGAGATAGAGCTCAGCATCAAGCTCGATGAGTACGCCAAGCAGGTCGGCGGCAAAGAGGCCCTCGCGATAGAGAACTTCGCCGATGCCCTCAAGATAATCCCGAAGACCCTCGCTGAGAACGCCGGTCTCGACACCGTCGAGATGCTCGTCAAGGTCATAAGCGAGCACAAGAACAAGGGCGTTGCCATAGGCATCGACGTCTTCGAGGGCGAGCCGGCCGACATGCTCGCCAAGGGTATCATCGAGCCGCTCCGCGTCAAGAAGCAGGCCATCAAGAGCGCCAGCGAGGCCGCCATAATGATCCTCAGGATCGACGACGTCATCGCTGCCAAGATAAGCAAGCCCGAGGGCGGCCAGGGCGGAGGAATGCCAGGCGGTATGGGCGGTATGGGTGGAATGGGCGGCATGGACATGGGCATGTGA
- a CDS encoding zinc metalloprotease HtpX, whose product MGLLMWLRTGLLMAILTGLLMAIGYVFGGPNVAFLMFLFAMAFNFITYWYSDKIVLGWYRARIVDEFEAPELYAVVRKLAENAGLPMPKVAIIPSETPNAFATGRDPNHAVVAVTTGLLKLLNRDELEGVIGHELTHIKNRDMLIGTIAAAMAGAIIQLAYWARWIAIFGGFGRDEDNAGNILAAILIAVLAPIAAILIQAAVSRSREFLADEGGAKISGKPHALASALMKIEQAVRYRPMRNGNPATAHMFIVNPFRGASIASLFSTHPPTEARIERLRKIAEEMGIYF is encoded by the coding sequence ATGGGACTGCTGATGTGGTTGAGAACCGGCCTGTTGATGGCCATACTGACGGGTCTGCTGATGGCCATCGGCTACGTCTTCGGAGGTCCCAATGTGGCCTTCTTGATGTTCCTGTTTGCCATGGCGTTTAATTTCATCACCTACTGGTACAGCGATAAAATAGTGCTGGGCTGGTACCGCGCGAGGATAGTGGATGAGTTTGAGGCTCCGGAACTTTATGCGGTAGTTAGAAAGCTCGCTGAAAACGCCGGCTTGCCGATGCCGAAGGTTGCTATAATCCCGAGTGAGACACCGAACGCCTTTGCCACCGGGAGAGATCCGAATCACGCCGTTGTTGCAGTAACCACCGGACTTCTCAAGCTCCTCAACAGGGACGAGCTTGAGGGTGTCATAGGCCACGAACTGACACACATAAAGAACAGGGACATGCTCATCGGCACGATAGCGGCGGCAATGGCCGGGGCGATAATCCAGCTCGCATACTGGGCCCGCTGGATAGCGATCTTTGGCGGCTTTGGCAGGGACGAGGACAACGCCGGCAACATCCTCGCCGCGATCCTCATAGCTGTCCTTGCTCCGATAGCGGCGATTCTCATACAGGCCGCGGTGAGCCGCTCCAGGGAGTTCCTCGCTGACGAGGGTGGAGCGAAAATTAGTGGCAAGCCGCATGCTCTGGCCAGCGCGCTGATGAAGATCGAGCAGGCCGTCAGGTACAGGCCGATGCGCAACGGCAACCCGGCAACGGCGCACATGTTCATCGTCAACCCCTTCAGGGGAGCCAGCATAGCCAGCCTGTTCTCGACCCACCCGCCGACCGAGGCCAGGATAGAGCGCCTCAGGAAAATAGCCGAGGAGATGGGAATTTACTTCTGA
- a CDS encoding radical SAM protein, whose translation MEILSEVGDPNVAVVYIGKTSKGNIVEFVESIPTHNPAEKWVLIVSSLNGCPVGCKMCDAGFFYKGKLSVDELMEQIEYPIQKRWGGKPKTRKFKVQFARMGEPSFNMAVVEAMRLLGERYGNFHPSLSTIAPIGTDKFFDALLELKKEMFPTNFQLQFSIHSTNPAQRDEIIPVRKWDFERIAEYGKAFYDEGGKKITLNFALAQENEADASVIAEYFPREYFLIKITPLNPTVSVLKNKLTNDVDLETGLPMKHKRFVDDLRRLGYDVIISVGDTRENLIGSNCGQYILRFLKERPELREAYTFARGFEFRVS comes from the coding sequence ATGGAGATACTGAGTGAGGTTGGTGACCCCAACGTTGCGGTCGTTTACATAGGGAAGACTTCGAAGGGGAACATCGTCGAGTTCGTCGAATCGATCCCGACCCACAACCCGGCAGAGAAGTGGGTGCTCATAGTTTCATCGCTCAACGGCTGTCCGGTCGGCTGCAAGATGTGCGACGCCGGCTTCTTCTACAAGGGGAAGCTGAGCGTGGACGAGCTGATGGAGCAGATAGAGTACCCGATTCAGAAACGCTGGGGTGGGAAGCCGAAAACCAGGAAGTTCAAGGTGCAGTTCGCGAGGATGGGCGAGCCGAGCTTCAACATGGCTGTGGTAGAGGCGATGCGCCTCCTTGGCGAGCGCTACGGGAACTTCCACCCGTCTCTCTCGACGATAGCCCCGATAGGGACCGATAAGTTCTTCGATGCTCTCCTTGAACTCAAGAAGGAGATGTTCCCGACCAACTTCCAGCTCCAGTTCTCGATACACTCCACGAACCCCGCTCAAAGGGACGAGATAATCCCGGTCAGGAAGTGGGACTTCGAGAGGATAGCCGAGTACGGAAAGGCCTTCTACGACGAGGGGGGCAAGAAGATTACGCTCAACTTCGCCTTAGCACAGGAGAACGAGGCGGACGCGAGCGTTATAGCCGAGTACTTCCCGAGGGAGTACTTCCTCATCAAGATAACGCCCCTCAACCCGACGGTGAGCGTGCTGAAGAATAAGCTCACCAACGACGTTGACCTTGAGACGGGCCTTCCGATGAAGCACAAACGCTTTGTTGACGACCTCAGGAGGCTCGGCTACGACGTCATCATATCCGTCGGCGACACAAGGGAGAACCTCATCGGCTCGAACTGCGGCCAGTACATTCTCAGGTTCCTGAAGGAGAGGCCAGAACTGAGGGAAGCGTACACCTTCGCGAGGGGGTTTGAGTTCAGGGTAAGCTGA
- a CDS encoding Kae1-associated kinase Bud32 has translation MELIKQGAEAKIYLTEFKEYFGADLLPGERVIVKHRIPKRYRIREIDERLRKERTVREARVLHRAKEFGVNCPYVYEVDMREMKIAMEFIDGERLKELLEKLPMDERLSLCREIGRQIGRLHEAGIVHGDLTTSNMILRGGKVYLIDFGLADFDSTLEARGVDLHLLKRAMESTHYTWFERGFEAVLEGYAEIRGEKARDEIEEKMGEIESRGRYRERSWVG, from the coding sequence ATGGAGCTGATAAAACAGGGAGCGGAGGCGAAGATATACCTCACCGAATTCAAAGAATACTTTGGTGCGGATCTCCTTCCGGGCGAGAGGGTAATCGTTAAGCACAGGATTCCAAAGCGCTACCGGATAAGGGAGATAGACGAACGGTTGAGAAAGGAGAGAACGGTTAGAGAGGCAAGGGTTCTCCACCGGGCAAAGGAGTTCGGTGTGAACTGTCCCTATGTCTACGAGGTTGATATGAGGGAGATGAAGATAGCCATGGAGTTCATAGACGGTGAACGCCTGAAGGAGCTTCTGGAGAAGCTGCCGATGGATGAGAGGCTTTCCCTCTGCAGGGAGATTGGAAGGCAGATTGGACGGCTCCACGAAGCGGGCATAGTCCACGGCGACCTGACCACCAGCAACATGATACTCAGAGGCGGGAAGGTCTACCTGATAGACTTCGGCCTGGCAGACTTCGACTCAACGCTCGAAGCAAGGGGCGTTGACCTACACCTCCTCAAGCGTGCCATGGAGAGCACCCACTACACCTGGTTTGAGAGGGGCTTTGAAGCCGTTTTAGAAGGCTACGCTGAAATACGCGGGGAGAAGGCCAGAGATGAAATCGAGGAGAAGATGGGAGAGATCGAAAGCAGAGGGAGGTACAGGGAACGGAGCTGGGTGGGGTAA
- a CDS encoding ABC transporter ATP-binding protein produces MPSSAILIQNLTKSYGTLKAVNSLNLEVKEGEVFGFLGPNGAGKTTTILSMLNLIIPDSGRIEILGMDISREPLKIKERIGYLPENATVYGELTAWKNLEFFANFYRMSNAEKEKRIEELLKMVGLWEVRYRKAKTFSKGMKQRLLIAQTFINDPELLILDEPTSGLDPEGAHLVKRLIREARSEGRTVFFSSHILSEVEELSDRVGIIVRGNLRAVGTIGEIKKQFMELEGYEIKVETKEPLPVIEHPEITRIELITPNQAIIFARADIREELSRALSEGGLTILRLDIEEPSLEDVFLKTVYGRDGE; encoded by the coding sequence ATGCCATCATCCGCCATACTCATCCAGAACCTCACCAAGTCGTACGGAACCCTGAAGGCCGTCAACTCCCTGAACCTGGAGGTAAAGGAGGGCGAGGTCTTCGGGTTCCTCGGGCCAAACGGTGCCGGAAAAACAACGACAATCCTGAGCATGCTGAACCTCATCATCCCCGACAGCGGAAGGATTGAGATTCTGGGCATGGACATCTCAAGAGAACCCCTGAAGATAAAGGAGAGAATCGGCTACCTTCCGGAAAATGCTACTGTATACGGTGAGCTGACAGCATGGAAGAACCTTGAGTTCTTCGCCAATTTCTACCGTATGTCCAACGCAGAGAAAGAGAAGCGCATCGAAGAACTCCTGAAGATGGTCGGCCTATGGGAAGTCCGCTACCGGAAGGCCAAAACCTTCTCCAAGGGCATGAAGCAGAGACTCCTCATAGCCCAGACGTTCATAAACGACCCCGAGCTGCTCATCCTCGACGAGCCGACCAGTGGCCTTGATCCCGAGGGTGCCCACCTCGTCAAGAGACTGATAAGGGAAGCCCGGTCGGAGGGAAGGACGGTGTTCTTCTCGTCGCACATACTCAGCGAGGTCGAAGAGCTCAGTGACAGGGTCGGGATAATCGTGAGGGGAAACCTTCGGGCCGTGGGGACTATAGGAGAAATAAAGAAGCAGTTCATGGAGCTTGAGGGCTACGAAATAAAGGTGGAGACCAAGGAACCTCTGCCGGTTATTGAGCACCCTGAGATAACGAGGATTGAGCTGATCACGCCGAATCAGGCCATAATATTCGCCCGCGCCGACATCAGGGAGGAGCTGTCAAGGGCTCTCTCCGAAGGGGGTCTCACGATTCTGAGGCTCGATATCGAGGAACCCAGCCTCGAAGACGTTTTCCTCAAAACAGTTTACGGGAGGGATGGGGAGTGA
- a CDS encoding amidohydrolase, with protein sequence MKAVKATLLYDGLGNVLRDVYIVFDGNIVDVTKDKPKEAEIIAEGVVTPAFIDGHSHIGMDRYGEPYQEGEANEQMDAVLPLVDALYSIYMDDKAFRHSIEFGVLYSSVLPGSGNIIGGKAVFIRNYGRDIEDAFIQYAGVKAAFGYNPRSTKEWKGTRPSTRMGAVGILLNWLIKTQKTIALIEKGKKEPEEVEPTVEALIPVLKGEIPLRVHVHKEDDIAALLMIKRKFGLKITIEHAGDVHSRETFEKIKAEGVPVVYGPFDAHPYKVELKHEDWKNAKYLLEVKPLFGLMSDHPVTLQANLYLQLRHFIRLGMSKAEAIKVITHNNAKILGVDDRLGSIERGKWASLVVWNGDPFGLENYPTHVFAEGELIHEADW encoded by the coding sequence ATGAAGGCGGTTAAAGCCACCCTTCTCTATGACGGTCTGGGGAACGTTTTGAGGGACGTCTACATCGTCTTTGATGGAAACATCGTTGATGTGACGAAGGACAAGCCAAAGGAAGCTGAGATAATAGCCGAGGGCGTTGTAACGCCGGCCTTCATAGACGGCCACAGCCACATAGGAATGGACCGCTACGGTGAACCCTACCAGGAGGGCGAAGCCAACGAGCAGATGGATGCTGTTCTTCCACTCGTCGATGCCCTTTACTCAATTTACATGGACGACAAGGCCTTCAGGCACTCGATAGAGTTCGGCGTGCTGTACTCCTCTGTCCTTCCGGGAAGCGGAAACATCATAGGAGGAAAGGCCGTCTTCATAAGGAACTACGGCAGGGACATAGAGGATGCCTTCATCCAGTATGCGGGAGTTAAAGCGGCCTTCGGCTACAACCCGCGCTCGACGAAGGAGTGGAAGGGAACCAGACCGAGCACAAGGATGGGCGCGGTAGGTATTCTCCTCAACTGGCTGATCAAAACGCAGAAGACGATAGCCCTCATCGAGAAGGGTAAGAAGGAGCCGGAGGAGGTCGAGCCTACGGTTGAGGCCTTAATCCCCGTCCTCAAGGGCGAGATCCCGCTCCGCGTCCACGTCCACAAGGAGGACGACATAGCGGCGCTCCTCATGATAAAGAGGAAGTTCGGTCTAAAAATCACGATCGAGCACGCCGGTGACGTGCACAGCAGGGAGACCTTCGAGAAGATCAAGGCCGAGGGAGTCCCAGTGGTCTACGGCCCATTCGATGCGCACCCCTACAAGGTCGAGCTGAAGCACGAGGACTGGAAGAACGCGAAGTATCTACTTGAGGTCAAGCCCCTCTTCGGACTCATGAGCGACCACCCGGTCACGCTCCAGGCGAACCTCTACCTCCAGCTCAGGCACTTCATAAGGCTCGGCATGAGCAAGGCGGAGGCGATAAAGGTCATAACTCACAACAACGCGAAGATACTCGGCGTTGACGACAGGCTCGGAAGCATCGAGAGAGGCAAGTGGGCCTCGCTGGTCGTCTGGAACGGCGACCCCTTCGGCCTTGAGAACTACCCGACGCACGTCTTCGCGGAGGGCGAGCTGATTCACGAGGCCGACTGGTGA
- the moaC gene encoding cyclic pyranopterin monophosphate synthase MoaC translates to MKELTHVDERGVKMVEVGHKREVFRKAVARGRIRLRPETIGLIKSGKTKKGNVLATAQIAGILAVKKTPELIPLCHPIPLTGVDISFELGEDYIEATCEVRAHYKTGVEMEALTGVAVALLTIWDMVKAVEKDESGQYPFTRIEGIRVVEKVKEDHSLQ, encoded by the coding sequence ATGAAGGAGCTCACGCACGTCGATGAAAGGGGCGTCAAGATGGTCGAAGTGGGCCACAAGAGGGAAGTTTTCAGGAAGGCCGTAGCAAGGGGCAGAATAAGGCTCAGGCCGGAAACGATAGGGCTGATAAAGTCCGGAAAGACGAAGAAGGGCAACGTCTTGGCCACCGCTCAGATAGCGGGCATCCTGGCGGTAAAGAAAACGCCGGAGCTGATCCCACTCTGCCACCCGATACCGCTCACGGGCGTGGACATATCCTTCGAGCTTGGCGAGGATTACATAGAGGCGACCTGCGAGGTTCGCGCCCATTACAAGACGGGGGTTGAGATGGAGGCACTAACCGGTGTCGCCGTTGCCCTGCTGACAATATGGGACATGGTCAAGGCCGTTGAGAAGGACGAGAGCGGCCAGTACCCGTTCACGAGGATAGAGGGTATTCGCGTGGTGGAAAAGGTGAAGGAGGATCACTCCCTGCAGTAG
- a CDS encoding NEW3 domain-containing protein yields the protein MRKLFGILLSLVLLSSLVAAQPYVTVFEGRITTGQTLAVGNYTITVVQAADGSHYLMLRNGSRILELKPFAFGTEIERDGLKILLGSYTPQGGFVVVSVKPDFITSLKPEVGAKASFNGNVVEVTAVGNKTVDVSVNGVARTLEVNGSAVVDLIALEYDGKEIKVYAASPVSETLSLNYVVFYPYGKIRVSGPVDIPITITSSSNSEMSLNLTVISMPKGWKASFLYGGVEVEEITLPPMGSVTVTLHVEATGSGTVKFSVGSLPGSIEIEARGVEVSIPYLALDVEAGQVLTIPVTFTGSGTVDFEPKDIPAGWNMYLTTGEYRLRSFTVSGTLAASLVIEVPRNATLGNHRLSFIVNGREYGLVINIYKTYLGEPAKLTVILTDESGNPVKGWVSVGGRNVTTSPTGAAALELPSGKYKLVAGAPGAVPKEETIELGDGEEKSIQITLSRAPYYFEAELQNDALTVQAGGSASTEVRITNLGSNEDEYRITLEGLEPGWSYVISQDPSGATPVGTIKVGPGESTSAYLVVIAPFNVVSGGINARVIIEGKRTKVEKTLTVRVENPASLTLNSDYPSLTVKAGGSTATNIWVDAAGTVTNVKFSVQAPAGWDVEVVPDTIPRLGVMERGNVQVYPGPTTVELRIKVPKSAPAGTYTITVTAAGDQAKAETVITVRVTQSSSSAYLGILLLVAVFGIVIWLMRRVGRR from the coding sequence GTGAGGAAGCTTTTCGGAATTCTCCTTTCGCTTGTCCTCCTGTCGTCGCTCGTTGCCGCTCAGCCGTACGTGACGGTGTTTGAGGGCAGGATCACCACGGGGCAGACCCTTGCCGTGGGCAACTACACTATAACCGTTGTCCAGGCCGCCGATGGGAGCCACTACCTGATGCTGAGGAACGGGAGCAGAATACTGGAGCTGAAGCCATTCGCCTTCGGAACGGAGATAGAGAGGGACGGTCTCAAAATTCTCCTCGGGAGCTATACCCCACAGGGTGGTTTTGTTGTCGTATCGGTGAAGCCAGACTTCATAACCTCCCTCAAGCCGGAGGTCGGTGCGAAGGCCTCCTTTAATGGCAACGTCGTCGAGGTGACGGCGGTCGGTAACAAGACCGTTGACGTCTCGGTGAACGGCGTTGCGAGAACGCTGGAGGTCAATGGAAGCGCGGTAGTTGATCTGATAGCCCTTGAGTACGACGGGAAGGAGATAAAGGTGTATGCCGCAAGCCCCGTCTCCGAAACCCTCAGTCTGAATTACGTGGTCTTCTACCCCTACGGAAAGATAAGGGTCTCCGGACCGGTTGACATCCCGATAACGATAACGAGCTCCTCCAACTCCGAGATGAGCTTGAACCTCACGGTTATATCAATGCCCAAGGGCTGGAAGGCAAGCTTTCTGTACGGTGGTGTCGAGGTCGAGGAGATAACCCTCCCACCGATGGGCTCGGTTACGGTCACCCTTCACGTCGAGGCAACGGGAAGTGGAACCGTCAAGTTCTCAGTCGGGAGCTTACCGGGAAGCATTGAGATAGAGGCCAGAGGGGTTGAGGTCTCAATTCCATACCTCGCACTCGATGTTGAGGCCGGCCAGGTTCTTACTATTCCCGTAACGTTCACCGGAAGCGGAACCGTCGATTTTGAACCCAAGGACATTCCGGCCGGCTGGAACATGTACCTGACCACCGGGGAGTACCGGCTCAGGAGCTTCACCGTTTCGGGAACCTTAGCGGCAAGCCTCGTCATCGAGGTTCCACGGAACGCCACCCTCGGGAACCACAGGCTGAGCTTCATCGTAAACGGGAGGGAATACGGTCTGGTGATCAACATATACAAGACCTACCTCGGAGAGCCTGCAAAGCTGACCGTGATTCTAACCGACGAGAGCGGAAACCCCGTGAAAGGATGGGTGAGCGTAGGGGGGAGGAACGTCACGACCTCTCCGACCGGTGCCGCGGCCTTGGAACTTCCCTCCGGGAAGTACAAACTCGTCGCCGGCGCACCCGGGGCGGTTCCCAAGGAGGAAACTATCGAGCTGGGTGACGGGGAGGAGAAGAGCATTCAGATAACCCTGAGCAGGGCGCCATACTACTTCGAGGCGGAGCTCCAGAACGATGCCCTCACAGTGCAGGCCGGGGGAAGTGCCAGCACCGAGGTGAGAATAACCAACCTGGGCTCCAACGAAGACGAGTACAGGATAACCCTGGAGGGGCTCGAACCCGGATGGAGCTACGTGATCAGCCAAGATCCCAGCGGCGCCACTCCTGTGGGGACGATAAAGGTCGGCCCCGGAGAGAGCACAAGCGCCTACCTCGTGGTTATAGCGCCATTCAACGTTGTGTCTGGAGGCATAAATGCCAGGGTCATCATTGAGGGGAAGAGAACAAAGGTCGAAAAAACCCTGACCGTCAGGGTCGAGAACCCCGCAAGCTTAACCCTCAACTCGGACTATCCAAGCCTCACGGTAAAAGCCGGGGGCTCGACGGCCACCAACATATGGGTGGACGCCGCCGGAACTGTCACGAACGTTAAGTTCTCGGTTCAAGCACCAGCCGGGTGGGACGTTGAGGTCGTGCCGGATACAATCCCGCGGCTCGGAGTCATGGAAAGGGGAAACGTCCAGGTGTATCCCGGGCCCACCACCGTCGAGCTCCGGATCAAGGTTCCAAAATCCGCACCTGCCGGAACGTACACGATAACGGTAACGGCCGCTGGCGACCAGGCTAAGGCGGAGACGGTAATAACCGTCAGAGTAACGCAGAGTTCCAGCAGTGCCTATCTCGGAATACTGCTCCTCGTGGCGGTCTTCGGCATCGTGATATGGCTGATGAGGAGGGTCGGAAGAAGATGA